From a region of the Bradyrhizobium diazoefficiens genome:
- a CDS encoding MarR family winged helix-turn-helix transcriptional regulator, with translation MRNKTADARHHRLVYLLSVAQRRLQRWMAARPENEVTPAQAGLLFILGRQDGVLMGEAGAALDMGPAGISGLVDRTEAAKLIERRADREDGRAWRIFLTPRGRAALARAKAGAAEVNAALTEGFTAAEIDIVARWLTSIQDKFPRGAEQ, from the coding sequence ATGCGAAATAAAACGGCCGACGCACGCCATCATCGGCTGGTCTATCTGCTGAGCGTCGCACAGCGCCGGTTGCAGCGCTGGATGGCCGCGCGACCGGAAAACGAGGTGACGCCGGCGCAGGCGGGCCTGTTGTTCATTCTCGGCAGGCAGGACGGTGTGCTGATGGGCGAGGCGGGTGCAGCGCTCGACATGGGACCGGCCGGCATTTCCGGCCTCGTCGACCGCACGGAGGCCGCGAAATTGATCGAGCGGCGGGCCGATCGCGAGGACGGGCGCGCCTGGCGCATCTTTCTGACGCCGAGGGGACGCGCCGCGCTGGCGCGGGCGAAGGCCGGCGCGGCGGAGGTCAATGCGGCCCTGACGGAAGGATTTACAGCTGCGGAGATCGACATCGTCGCGCGCTGGCTGACGAGCATTCAGGACAAGTTTCCAAGAGGAGCAGAGCAATGA
- a CDS encoding enoyl-CoA hydratase — translation MTEHVRIDNNGGILTVTLARPDKKNALTDAMYGKLADTIESAEFDPSARVILIRGEGDMFTAGNDVGEFAAVAAGKSEGSRNVVRFIQSLARCTRPLVAAVQGRAVGVGTTMLLHCDLVVLADNAQLSTPFVSLALVPEAASSLLMPARIGYARAYEMFALGETVPAQAALQWGLANRVVPLDGLDAEALALAQRLARQPAGALTATKRLMRNGEALVAQMQAEGEQFAQRLRTAEAREAFTAFAERRPPDFTRVA, via the coding sequence ATGACCGAACACGTCCGGATCGACAACAACGGCGGAATTCTGACCGTTACGCTGGCGCGCCCCGACAAGAAGAACGCGCTGACGGATGCGATGTACGGCAAGCTCGCCGATACAATCGAATCTGCCGAGTTCGATCCGTCCGCGCGCGTGATCTTGATCCGCGGCGAGGGCGACATGTTCACTGCCGGCAACGACGTCGGCGAATTCGCCGCGGTCGCAGCCGGCAAGTCGGAAGGCAGCCGCAACGTCGTCCGCTTCATCCAGTCGCTGGCGCGCTGCACGCGGCCGTTGGTCGCGGCGGTGCAGGGCCGCGCCGTCGGCGTCGGCACCACCATGCTGCTGCATTGCGACCTCGTCGTGCTCGCCGACAACGCGCAGCTGTCGACGCCTTTCGTCAGCCTTGCGCTGGTGCCGGAAGCCGCCTCCAGCCTGTTGATGCCGGCGCGGATCGGCTATGCCCGCGCCTACGAGATGTTCGCGCTGGGCGAGACCGTGCCGGCACAGGCCGCGCTGCAATGGGGCCTCGCCAACCGTGTGGTGCCGCTCGACGGGCTCGATGCCGAGGCGCTCGCGCTCGCGCAGCGCCTCGCCCGCCAGCCGGCCGGCGCCCTCACCGCCACCAAGCGCCTGATGCGCAACGGCGAAGCGCTGGTCGCGCAGATGCAGGCCGAAGGCGAGCAGTTCGCCCAGCGCCTGCGCACCGCCGAGGCACGCGAAGCGTTCACCGCCTTTGCCGAGCGCCGCCCGCCGGATTTCACCAGGGTCGCGTGA
- a CDS encoding methyl-accepting chemotaxis protein, which produces MPIFKRSVSTLLLVLMALLAVGALTSTAIQMVGAFGRYSDSLETERLAAADKAIFHGVLSLRNNRGDAQSALLGEDDPRAKLGAAEKAEQAGYDAIVAALSTVEFARHDELASTLKQRWSEAAPKFQLFYDEAKLPRGERKIERTAAWYDAVTKVIETANLASTAVSNRAWMNDPFIARMIQARRLAWQVRDRYGVQCSTLRPNVNTSKPLDETQKQTVAGWNGIVTAGWTGMAELLAAPDVTADLVNTAKEARAKTDGVLKQIGNLTKNFDGSGRPAMPASEWNALCQSPFASIVAVANKALDQSIARAETVQQKALTNLIVQSLAFLLALAVTVAGVFVVRNRLVRPIRAILDAIARISARDYATPVPQSRHPDEFGTMAAALESLRESAATAERLGQERESQQALQLARSGTVDSACRSFDDAVQAVIQSVAASTRELDATATGVRSLVSQSSNQTAAVSSAAEQATNNLETIAAATEELSASVGEISAQVQSSAREAREAVSQAEQTNATVEILDQTASRIGEVVKMINAIAGQTNLLALNATIEAARAGEAGRGFAVVAGEVKSLAAQTATATEEISRQVEEIQGATGQAVTAIRAIGGAISGIDEKMTAIAAAVEEQRAATTEISRNFQQAAQGTREVTDTIGSVARLNQETGNAGTVLSESVKKMSADADRLRVAVEGFLGAVKTA; this is translated from the coding sequence ATGCCAATTTTTAAGAGATCGGTAAGCACGCTTCTCCTGGTCCTGATGGCCCTGCTCGCGGTGGGGGCACTGACCAGCACGGCGATCCAGATGGTCGGAGCCTTCGGCCGCTACAGCGACAGTCTGGAGACCGAACGGCTCGCGGCTGCCGACAAGGCGATCTTCCATGGCGTGCTGTCCTTGCGAAACAACCGCGGCGATGCCCAGAGTGCGCTTCTCGGCGAGGACGATCCGCGCGCCAAGCTCGGTGCCGCCGAGAAGGCCGAGCAGGCCGGTTATGACGCTATCGTTGCGGCGCTCTCCACCGTCGAATTCGCTCGCCACGACGAGCTCGCGAGCACACTGAAGCAGCGCTGGAGCGAGGCCGCGCCGAAGTTCCAGCTGTTCTACGACGAGGCGAAACTGCCGCGCGGCGAACGCAAGATAGAGCGCACCGCGGCCTGGTACGATGCCGTCACCAAGGTGATCGAGACCGCCAATCTCGCGTCCACCGCGGTGTCGAACCGCGCCTGGATGAACGATCCCTTCATCGCCCGCATGATCCAGGCCCGCCGGCTCGCCTGGCAGGTGCGCGACCGCTACGGCGTCCAGTGCTCGACCTTGCGCCCGAACGTCAACACCTCCAAGCCGCTCGACGAGACCCAGAAGCAGACCGTGGCCGGCTGGAACGGCATCGTCACGGCCGGCTGGACCGGCATGGCGGAGTTGCTGGCCGCGCCCGACGTGACCGCGGACCTGGTCAACACAGCGAAGGAGGCACGCGCCAAGACCGACGGCGTCCTCAAGCAGATCGGCAATCTCACCAAGAATTTCGACGGCAGCGGCCGTCCGGCGATGCCCGCTTCGGAATGGAACGCGCTGTGCCAGTCGCCCTTTGCCTCCATCGTCGCGGTCGCGAACAAGGCCCTCGACCAGTCGATCGCGCGTGCCGAGACCGTCCAGCAAAAGGCACTCACCAACCTCATCGTGCAGTCGCTCGCGTTCCTGCTCGCGTTGGCCGTGACCGTGGCCGGCGTGTTCGTGGTGCGCAATCGCCTGGTCCGCCCGATTCGCGCCATTCTCGACGCCATCGCCCGCATCAGCGCGCGCGACTATGCGACGCCGGTGCCGCAATCCCGGCATCCCGACGAGTTCGGCACCATGGCCGCTGCACTCGAAAGCCTGCGGGAGAGTGCGGCGACTGCGGAACGCCTGGGCCAGGAACGCGAATCGCAGCAGGCGCTCCAGCTTGCCCGCTCCGGCACCGTCGATTCCGCGTGCCGCAGCTTCGATGACGCCGTGCAGGCGGTCATCCAGAGTGTTGCTGCCTCGACGCGGGAGCTCGATGCAACCGCAACCGGCGTACGCTCGCTGGTCTCGCAATCGAGCAACCAGACCGCGGCGGTCTCGTCCGCCGCCGAGCAGGCCACCAACAATCTCGAGACCATCGCTGCGGCGACTGAAGAGCTCTCCGCATCCGTCGGCGAAATCTCCGCGCAGGTGCAGTCCAGCGCCCGCGAGGCCCGTGAAGCCGTGTCGCAGGCCGAGCAGACCAACGCGACGGTCGAGATCCTCGACCAGACCGCCAGCCGCATCGGCGAGGTCGTGAAGATGATCAACGCCATCGCCGGCCAGACCAACCTCCTTGCCTTGAACGCCACGATCGAAGCCGCGCGCGCGGGCGAGGCTGGCCGCGGCTTCGCCGTGGTCGCCGGCGAGGTCAAGAGCCTCGCGGCGCAGACGGCAACCGCGACGGAAGAGATCTCGCGCCAGGTCGAGGAGATCCAGGGCGCCACCGGCCAGGCCGTAACCGCCATCCGCGCGATCGGCGGCGCCATCAGCGGCATCGACGAGAAGATGACGGCGATTGCGGCCGCCGTCGAAGAGCAGCGCGCGGCGACCACCGAGATCTCCCGCAACTTCCAGCAGGCCGCGCAGGGCACCCGCGAGGTCACCGACACCATCGGTAGCGTTGCCAGGCTCAACCAGGAAACCGGCAACGCCGGCACGGTGTTGTCGGAATCCGTCAAGAAGATGTCGGCCGACGCCGACCGTCTCCGCGTCGCGGTCGAGGGCTTTTTGGGAGCCGTGAAGACCGCGTAG
- a CDS encoding dihydrodipicolinate synthase family protein yields MPVTPHKVQRPHRGVFPVAPTIFDERGELDLEGQRRCIDFMIDAGSNGICILANFSEQFVLTDAERETVMHAALEHVAGRVPVIVTTTHFSSAVCAARSKQAEAAGAAMVMVMPPYHGATFRVPEKGIVEFFKVLSGAIDIPIMIQDAPVAGTPLSVELLARLARDFSNIRYFKIEVPFAAAKLRGLIEAGGKDIEGPWDGEEAITLLADLDAGATGAMTGGGYPDGIRQIVDPYFAGQREAAKAAYERWLPLINYENRQCGLIACKVMMQAGGVIKSDAVRHPLQPLHPATRAGLLELAKERDALALRWGK; encoded by the coding sequence ATGCCGGTCACCCCACACAAGGTCCAGCGCCCCCATCGCGGCGTGTTCCCGGTCGCGCCCACCATCTTCGACGAGCGCGGCGAGCTCGACCTCGAAGGCCAGCGCCGCTGCATCGATTTCATGATCGATGCCGGCTCGAATGGCATCTGCATTCTCGCCAATTTCTCCGAGCAGTTCGTACTCACCGATGCCGAGCGCGAAACCGTGATGCATGCGGCGCTGGAGCATGTCGCGGGCCGGGTTCCCGTGATCGTCACCACCACCCATTTCAGTTCGGCCGTCTGCGCCGCGCGCAGCAAGCAGGCCGAGGCGGCGGGCGCCGCCATGGTAATGGTGATGCCGCCCTATCACGGCGCGACCTTCCGGGTGCCGGAGAAGGGCATCGTCGAATTCTTCAAGGTGCTCTCGGGCGCGATCGACATTCCCATCATGATCCAGGACGCGCCGGTGGCCGGCACGCCGCTGTCGGTCGAGCTGCTGGCGCGGCTGGCGCGCGACTTCTCGAACATCCGCTATTTCAAGATCGAGGTGCCCTTCGCCGCCGCAAAGCTCCGCGGCCTGATCGAGGCGGGCGGCAAGGACATCGAGGGTCCGTGGGACGGCGAGGAGGCGATCACGCTGCTGGCCGATCTCGATGCCGGCGCCACCGGTGCAATGACCGGCGGGGGCTATCCCGACGGCATCCGCCAGATCGTCGATCCCTATTTCGCCGGCCAGCGCGAGGCGGCGAAGGCCGCTTACGAGCGCTGGCTGCCGCTGATCAACTACGAGAACCGCCAATGCGGCCTGATCGCCTGCAAGGTGATGATGCAGGCCGGCGGCGTGATCAAATCGGATGCCGTGCGCCACCCGCTGCAGCCGCTGCATCCGGCGACGCGCGCGGGGTTGCTGGAACTCGCCAAGGAGCGTGATGCGCTGGCGCTGCGGTGGGGCAAGTAG
- a CDS encoding selenium-binding family protein yields the protein MTMRPDPTFHASPKLAMEAPAENFAYTLLLSPDFSKPDALAVIDVKPGSPTYSQIVHTVTMPNKGDEFHHFGWNACSSALSPLAGHAFIERRYLIIPGLRSSRIYIIDTRPDPTKAKIHKIIEPEEVFKKTGYSRPHTIHCGPDGIYVSTLGGGGKDGTNGPPGVFIMDCETFEVLGRWEIDRGPQTLHYDFWWNLPRDYMVTSEWALPPQFENGIVPEDLLSNKYGHRLHFWDLRARRNVQTIDLGANHQMALEVRPAHDPVREYGFVGVVVDTTNLEASIWTWWREGGKFHAEKTATIPPEPAPKEQLPPLLQGFGAVPPLVTDIDLSMDDQFLYVSCWGTGEMRQYDVSDPRKPKLAGSVHIGGIARRTPHPNGKAFAAGPQMVEISRDGRRVYWTNSLYSTWDDQFYPDGVPGVEVMANAGGNGGLELDKDYFVSFPDGYRAHQIRLEGGDCSTDSFCYPSV from the coding sequence ATGACGATGAGGCCGGATCCGACCTTTCACGCATCGCCCAAGCTTGCGATGGAAGCACCTGCGGAGAACTTTGCCTACACGCTGCTGCTCAGTCCGGATTTCTCGAAGCCGGATGCGCTCGCGGTCATCGACGTCAAGCCGGGATCGCCGACCTACAGCCAAATCGTCCACACCGTGACGATGCCCAACAAGGGCGACGAGTTTCATCACTTCGGCTGGAATGCCTGCTCCTCCGCCTTGTCGCCGCTCGCCGGACATGCCTTCATCGAGCGGCGCTATCTCATCATTCCCGGGCTGCGCTCGTCGCGGATCTACATCATCGATACCAGGCCAGATCCGACGAAAGCCAAGATCCACAAGATCATCGAGCCCGAGGAAGTCTTCAAGAAGACCGGCTACTCGCGGCCGCATACCATCCATTGCGGGCCGGACGGCATTTATGTGAGCACGCTGGGGGGTGGCGGCAAGGACGGCACCAACGGTCCTCCCGGCGTGTTCATCATGGATTGCGAGACGTTCGAGGTCCTGGGACGCTGGGAGATCGACCGCGGTCCGCAGACGCTGCACTATGATTTCTGGTGGAACCTGCCGCGCGACTACATGGTGACGAGCGAATGGGCGCTGCCGCCGCAGTTCGAGAACGGGATCGTCCCGGAGGACCTGCTGTCGAACAAGTATGGCCATCGTCTCCACTTCTGGGACCTGCGCGCACGGCGCAACGTGCAGACCATCGATCTTGGCGCCAATCATCAGATGGCACTGGAGGTGCGGCCCGCGCACGATCCGGTTCGCGAATACGGCTTCGTTGGCGTCGTGGTCGACACCACGAATCTTGAAGCATCGATCTGGACATGGTGGCGCGAAGGCGGAAAATTCCATGCCGAGAAGACGGCGACGATCCCGCCCGAGCCGGCGCCAAAGGAGCAGCTCCCGCCGCTGCTGCAGGGATTTGGCGCCGTGCCGCCGCTGGTGACCGACATCGATCTGTCGATGGATGATCAGTTTCTCTATGTCTCGTGCTGGGGCACCGGCGAAATGCGACAGTACGACGTCAGCGATCCGCGCAAGCCGAAGCTTGCGGGCTCCGTCCATATCGGCGGCATCGCGCGCCGCACGCCGCATCCAAATGGCAAGGCCTTTGCGGCCGGTCCGCAGATGGTCGAGATCAGCCGCGACGGCAGGCGCGTGTACTGGACCAACTCGCTCTACTCCACCTGGGATGATCAGTTCTATCCCGATGGGGTTCCGGGCGTGGAGGTCATGGCCAATGCTGGTGGCAACGGCGGCCTCGAGCTCGACAAGGACTACTTCGTGAGCTTCCCCGACGGATATCGTGCGCACCAGATCAGGCTGGAGGGCGGCGATTGTTCGACGGACTCCTTTTGCTACCCATCGGTCTAG
- a CDS encoding DUF1045 domain-containing protein yields MTAFPRYAIYFAAGSDSALSHFGAGLLGYDARTGNELAFPADALRVAPDWRDVSADPRKYGFHATLKAPMALAPGKTEAELMAACAAFAGKPRPLPVVRPVVDSISGFIAVIPAEPVEALQQLAADCVRDLDSFRAALSAEDRARRRPEKLSERQRGHLDRWGYPYVMEDFRFHMTLTGRLDAERRRPILEMLRARFAALKLDAIEIDRIALFRQDEAKARFRIVGEWALRR; encoded by the coding sequence ATGACAGCTTTCCCCCGCTACGCGATCTATTTTGCCGCAGGCAGCGACAGCGCCCTTTCCCATTTCGGCGCCGGGCTGCTCGGCTACGATGCCCGCACCGGCAACGAACTGGCCTTTCCCGCCGACGCATTGCGCGTTGCGCCGGACTGGCGCGACGTCAGCGCGGATCCGCGCAAATACGGCTTTCATGCCACGCTGAAGGCGCCGATGGCGCTCGCGCCTGGCAAGACGGAAGCCGAGCTGATGGCCGCCTGCGCGGCATTCGCCGGAAAGCCACGGCCGCTTCCCGTCGTCCGGCCGGTGGTCGACTCCATCAGCGGCTTCATCGCCGTCATTCCAGCCGAGCCGGTCGAGGCGCTGCAGCAGCTCGCCGCCGATTGCGTCCGCGATCTTGATTCCTTCCGCGCCGCTCTGTCGGCAGAGGATCGCGCGCGGCGCAGACCCGAAAAGCTGAGCGAACGACAGCGCGGCCATCTCGACCGCTGGGGCTACCCCTACGTCATGGAGGACTTCCGCTTCCATATGACGCTGACGGGCCGGCTGGATGCGGAGCGGCGCAGGCCGATTCTGGAGATGCTGCGGGCGCGGTTTGCGGCATTGAAGCTCGATGCGATCGAGATCGACCGCATCGCGCTGTTCAGGCAGGACGAGGCCAAGGCGCGCTTCCGCATCGTCGGCGAGTGGGCCTTGAGGCGGTAG
- a CDS encoding alpha-D-ribose 1-methylphosphonate 5-triphosphate diphosphatase: MTDIFLEGGRALIGTDLVETSLAVSGQDIAGIDASRGRARLAIDARNLLILPGIVDLHGDAFERQMMPRAGVDFPIDVALADSDRQAISNGITTVFHATTCSWEPGLRSSDNARGLMEAIERQRPQFAADTRFHLRHETYNLDAEAEIAQWLAEGRVDLFAFNDHMDGTVADMAKPRKRNRMVERTGLSSEAFDRLVERVVSRADEVPASVARLAAAARAAEVRMLSHDDATPAMRQVFRELGADIAEFPINEETAQAAASHGDAIVYGAPNVVRGGSHTGWTRASDMIAKGLCSVLASDYYYPAQLLAAFRLAVDGVLPLTEAWNLVSAGPARATGLADRGVLAEGRRADILLVDASVKLRPRLVAVISGGKLVHLTDATRLLAAVAAPREAVVTA; this comes from the coding sequence GTGACAGACATATTCCTGGAAGGCGGCCGGGCCCTGATCGGCACCGACCTCGTCGAGACGTCGTTGGCGGTGTCCGGACAGGATATCGCCGGGATCGACGCCTCTCGCGGCCGGGCGCGGCTGGCGATCGATGCACGCAATCTGCTGATCCTGCCCGGCATCGTCGATTTGCACGGCGATGCCTTCGAGCGGCAGATGATGCCGCGCGCCGGCGTCGACTTCCCGATCGACGTTGCGCTCGCCGACAGCGACCGCCAGGCGATCAGCAACGGCATCACCACGGTGTTTCACGCGACGACCTGTTCGTGGGAGCCGGGCCTGCGCAGCAGCGATAATGCGCGCGGCCTGATGGAGGCAATCGAGCGGCAGCGTCCGCAATTCGCCGCCGACACCCGCTTCCATCTGCGGCACGAGACCTACAATCTCGACGCCGAGGCCGAGATCGCCCAGTGGCTGGCCGAAGGCCGTGTCGACCTGTTCGCCTTCAACGACCATATGGACGGCACGGTCGCCGACATGGCGAAGCCGCGCAAGCGCAACCGCATGGTGGAGCGCACCGGGCTGTCGAGCGAGGCGTTCGACCGGCTGGTCGAACGCGTGGTCTCGCGCGCCGACGAGGTGCCGGCTTCGGTTGCGCGGCTGGCCGCCGCGGCCCGTGCCGCCGAGGTGCGGATGCTCTCGCATGATGACGCGACGCCGGCAATGCGCCAGGTGTTTCGCGAGCTCGGCGCTGACATCGCGGAGTTCCCGATCAACGAGGAGACGGCGCAGGCGGCGGCGAGCCACGGCGATGCCATCGTCTACGGCGCGCCGAACGTCGTGCGCGGCGGCAGCCACACCGGCTGGACCAGGGCATCCGACATGATCGCCAAGGGGCTCTGCTCGGTGCTGGCGTCGGACTATTATTATCCCGCGCAGCTTCTTGCCGCGTTCCGCCTCGCCGTCGATGGCGTGCTGCCGCTGACGGAAGCCTGGAATCTCGTCTCCGCCGGCCCGGCGCGCGCGACCGGCCTCGCCGATCGCGGTGTGCTCGCCGAGGGGCGCCGGGCCGACATTCTGCTGGTCGACGCCAGCGTGAAGCTGCGGCCGCGGCTCGTCGCGGTGATATCAGGCGGCAAGCTCGTGCACCTCACCGATGCGACGCGGCTGCTCGCAGCAGTGGCGGCGCCGCGCGAAGCTGTCGTCACGGCCTAA
- a CDS encoding chloramphenicol acetyltransferase: protein MAAKLLSVQPTIDPSAKLHEARLGAYTEVGARTILHEVAMGDYSYVVNDSQITYTTIGKFCSIAAMTRINPGNHPMHRATQAHFTYRSSAYFEGESDDAGFFDWRRRHHVHIGHDVWIGHGAIVLPGRNIGTGAVIAAGAIVTKDVPAYAIVAGNPARIVRRRFSEEVAGRLAKLAWWDWDHDKLREALPDFRKLGIEDFLSTYEARTSPSASKRNAIA from the coding sequence ATGGCCGCCAAACTTCTTTCGGTCCAGCCGACCATCGATCCATCGGCCAAGCTGCATGAGGCCAGGCTCGGCGCCTATACCGAGGTCGGCGCGCGCACCATCCTGCATGAAGTCGCGATGGGCGATTACTCCTATGTCGTGAACGATTCGCAGATCACCTACACCACCATCGGAAAGTTCTGCTCGATCGCGGCCATGACGCGCATCAATCCCGGCAACCATCCGATGCATCGCGCGACCCAGGCGCATTTCACCTATCGCTCCAGCGCCTATTTCGAAGGCGAGAGCGACGATGCCGGGTTCTTCGACTGGCGACGCCGGCATCACGTCCATATCGGCCACGACGTCTGGATTGGCCACGGTGCGATCGTGCTGCCGGGCCGCAACATCGGCACCGGCGCGGTGATCGCGGCCGGCGCCATCGTCACCAAGGACGTGCCGGCCTACGCCATCGTCGCCGGCAATCCGGCCCGTATCGTGCGGCGGCGGTTCTCCGAAGAGGTCGCCGGGCGGCTCGCGAAGCTCGCCTGGTGGGACTGGGATCACGACAAATTGCGTGAAGCCCTGCCCGATTTCCGCAAGCTCGGGATTGAAGATTTCCTCTCGACATACGAAGCACGGACGAGTCCTTCTGCCAGCAAGCGAAACGCGATCGCGTGA
- the phnC gene encoding phosphonate ABC transporter ATP-binding protein produces MLVVEGLTCRFGAKAAVDDASFQISPGGFVGVIGRSGAGKSTLLRSINRLVTPTDGRILFDGVDITALRGKELRQWRARSAMIFQQFNLVGRLDVLTNVLMGRLATMPAWRSLSQLWPEQDKALAMSALEQFDIASLAAQRADQLSGGQQQRVAIARALVQQPDIILADEPIASLDPRNTKIVMDALLRINKHFGITVLCNLHSLDLARSYCDRLIGMAQGRVVFDGAPAALTDHVARELYDLEAADVMGAMPVPAPEGVPALGTAAAA; encoded by the coding sequence ATGCTGGTGGTGGAAGGTCTGACGTGTCGCTTCGGCGCGAAAGCCGCGGTGGACGACGCCTCGTTTCAAATTTCCCCCGGCGGCTTCGTCGGTGTGATCGGACGATCCGGTGCCGGCAAGTCGACGCTGCTGCGGAGCATCAACCGCCTGGTGACGCCGACTGACGGTCGCATCCTGTTCGATGGCGTCGACATCACGGCCCTGCGCGGCAAGGAGCTGCGGCAATGGCGGGCGCGGTCGGCGATGATCTTCCAGCAGTTCAACCTGGTCGGCCGGCTCGATGTCCTCACCAACGTCCTGATGGGACGGCTTGCGACGATGCCGGCCTGGCGCTCCCTGTCGCAGCTCTGGCCCGAGCAGGACAAGGCGCTGGCGATGTCCGCGCTCGAACAGTTCGACATCGCATCGCTCGCGGCCCAGCGCGCCGACCAGCTGTCCGGCGGCCAGCAGCAGCGCGTCGCGATCGCGCGCGCCCTGGTGCAGCAGCCCGACATCATCCTCGCCGACGAGCCGATCGCATCGCTCGATCCGCGCAACACCAAGATCGTGATGGACGCGTTGCTGCGCATCAACAAGCATTTCGGCATCACGGTCCTCTGTAACCTGCATTCGCTCGATCTCGCCCGCAGCTATTGCGACCGCCTGATCGGCATGGCGCAGGGGCGCGTCGTGTTCGACGGTGCGCCGGCCGCGCTGACTGACCACGTCGCGCGCGAGCTCTACGATCTCGAAGCCGCCGATGTCATGGGCGCCATGCCTGTCCCGGCGCCAGAGGGCGTCCCGGCGCTCGGAACGGCCGCGGCCGCCTGA
- the phnD gene encoding phosphonate ABC transporter substrate-binding protein has translation MITRRLVLAGAAALTLAGSASAADWKTKYPEITFAVIPAENGSGVTERFGPFVNYLSKELGVKVTLRVANDYAAVIEGQRAGNIHIGYYGPASFSRARLTGVKTDAFVIDVNSDGSKGYYSVFYVLAKSPYQKVEDLKGKNLGLVDPNSTSGNNMPRFRLNQMGIDPDSFFSKVIFTGSHENAVLALAQGTVDVAANWWNADDDSNLTRMLNKGMVKSADGAVMKKEDFRIISKSDLIINSPYAYLSDLPDDMKAAIKKAFLEAADKDPEAFKKLSDGKNKPWAPITNEDYNKTIELIKFVDHLRKKAS, from the coding sequence ATGATCACTCGTAGACTCGTTCTTGCCGGCGCTGCCGCGCTGACCCTTGCCGGATCCGCGTCCGCTGCAGACTGGAAGACGAAATATCCGGAGATTACCTTCGCGGTGATCCCGGCGGAGAACGGCTCCGGCGTCACAGAGCGCTTCGGCCCCTTCGTCAACTATCTGTCGAAGGAACTCGGCGTCAAGGTGACCCTCCGCGTCGCGAACGACTACGCGGCCGTCATCGAGGGCCAGCGCGCCGGCAACATCCATATCGGCTACTACGGTCCCGCGTCGTTCTCGCGCGCGCGCCTCACCGGCGTGAAGACCGACGCCTTCGTGATCGACGTCAACTCCGACGGCTCGAAGGGTTACTACTCGGTGTTCTATGTGCTGGCGAAGTCGCCGTACCAGAAGGTCGAGGATCTCAAGGGCAAGAATCTCGGCCTGGTCGATCCGAACTCGACCTCCGGCAACAACATGCCGCGCTTCAGGCTGAATCAGATGGGGATCGATCCCGACTCCTTCTTCTCCAAGGTTATCTTCACCGGCAGCCATGAGAACGCCGTGCTGGCGCTCGCCCAGGGAACGGTCGACGTCGCTGCCAATTGGTGGAACGCCGACGACGATTCCAACCTGACCCGCATGCTCAACAAGGGCATGGTGAAATCGGCCGACGGCGCCGTGATGAAGAAGGAAGATTTCCGTATCATCTCGAAATCCGACCTGATCATCAACTCGCCCTACGCCTATCTCAGCGATCTGCCTGACGACATGAAGGCAGCGATCAAGAAGGCATTCCTCGAGGCGGCCGACAAGGATCCCGAGGCGTTCAAGAAGCTCTCCGACGGCAAGAACAAGCCGTGGGCGCCGATCACCAACGAAGACTACAACAAGACCATCGAGCTGATTAAGTTCGTCGATCATCTCCGCAAGAAGGCGTCCTGA